A region from the Candidatus Persebacteraceae bacterium Df01 genome encodes:
- a CDS encoding YceI family protein, producing MQHKKSILTCLMLVSTLFGSAGAMAAEYDIDASHSFVQFRTKHLGYSWLVGRFDRLSGVFDYAPEQGAAAQSIFVEVDVTSVNSNHAERDKHLRSDDFLNSDDYPNATFKSTSYEGDADGGTMHGELTLHGVTKPLAIEIKKIGEGNDPWGGYRAGFEGKVQITRADFGMEYNLGPDAVVVELDLYIEGVRRQ from the coding sequence ATGCAACATAAAAAATCAATTCTCACATGTCTGATGTTGGTATCTACATTGTTTGGTTCCGCCGGTGCGATGGCGGCGGAGTACGATATAGATGCTTCTCATTCTTTTGTGCAGTTTCGTACTAAACACTTGGGCTACAGTTGGCTTGTCGGGCGTTTTGACCGTCTGTCGGGGGTATTTGACTATGCTCCAGAACAAGGTGCGGCGGCACAGAGCATTTTTGTTGAAGTAGATGTGACCAGTGTTAATAGTAATCATGCTGAGCGTGACAAGCATTTGCGTAGTGATGATTTTTTAAATTCAGATGACTATCCAAATGCTACCTTTAAAAGTACAAGCTATGAAGGCGATGCAGATGGTGGCACAATGCATGGTGAATTGACACTACATGGTGTTACTAAGCCGCTCGCCATTGAAATAAAAAAAATCGGTGAAGGCAATGACCCATGGGGAGGTTATCGCGCTGGTTTTGAGGGTAAAGTCCAAATTACCCGAGCCGATTTTGGTATGGAGTACAACTTAGGTCCAGATGCTGTAGTTGTTGAACTGGATTTGTATATTGAAGGTGTTCGCCGTCAATAA
- a CDS encoding cytochrome b, giving the protein MSPVDRGDKYGLVSRLLHWSLALLIFSMAALGAWMVEAGYYARWYLMALNAHKTLGLMSLAVALLLITWRMIVASPAPLHGLSVAESRAARWVHRLLLLLAVIVPFCGYLISTARQKGVDIFGLFIVPPVVALPDSWRDITVEVHYWLGYGVVIVACGHALAALKHQLWDKNDSLQRML; this is encoded by the coding sequence ATGTCGCCTGTTGACCGCGGCGACAAATACGGTTTGGTTAGCCGGTTATTGCATTGGTCTTTGGCGTTGTTGATTTTTTCCATGGCCGCATTGGGCGCATGGATGGTAGAGGCAGGTTACTATGCACGTTGGTATCTGATGGCGTTGAACGCACACAAAACGTTGGGATTGATGTCGTTGGCCGTGGCGTTGTTGTTGATTACTTGGCGTATGATAGTTGCATCACCGGCACCATTGCACGGATTATCGGTTGCGGAGAGTAGGGCGGCGCGTTGGGTGCATCGGTTGTTGCTATTATTAGCAGTTATTGTTCCTTTTTGCGGTTATCTAATATCCACGGCACGGCAGAAAGGAGTGGACATTTTTGGACTGTTCATAGTGCCGCCGGTTGTTGCGCTTCCTGACAGTTGGCGCGACATTACTGTAGAAGTACACTATTGGCTGGGATATGGCGTTGTTATTGTTGCTTGTGGTCATGCATTGGCTGCTCTTAAACATCAATTATGGGATAAAAATGACAGCTTGCAGCGCATGCTATAG
- a CDS encoding DNA internalization-related competence protein ComEC/Rec2, translating to MLPLSAIAFLSGVCLLQGQEELPSLSGMLLLLPPAFAAWRLKGKRRTAALLLFVFGFGFYWAACRAEWRLAQTLPPELEWRDIIVEGTVRGLPQTNEQRTRFDFDIERIVSPTMPLRLRVRLADYHRSGTPLAEIFNNAQLRLVVRIRPPSARLNPHGFDYAGYLFATGVRAVGYVRHREQVEIVRPGGGWREALRRQALAQPQQGDLLAAFVVGDRSAIDESQWRVLQRTGTAHLLSISGTHITLAAGFAALLVGWLWRRQQWLMRIMPAQKAAIVAAVPVALAYALLAGFGVPVRRSFLMFFAVAVALLSGGISSASQVMALAALVVVVVDPWAVSSAGFWLSFMLAGAVVLVLGSTGGRNWWHLLRVQCLISFFAMPFTLWFFNQASLLSPLANVVAVPVVGFFILPLVLLDVLLPGNALWTVASWGLSTLWAFLDYLSALPFAAWQPAAAPWWLFILACAGGIWLIMPAGMPARWTGMFPVLAMLLWQPSPLPVGTFHMTVLDIGQGTSVVIKTTNHTLVYDAGRSYAAKEIDSYLRGEGRRNLDMLIVSHDDIDHSGGAAELMHLKSPVKLLSSLPDSHPAVIAATHHQPCEAGQMWTWDGVTFEILHPQRETLTVLSDNASSCVLKIFGAGGSALLTGDISEKIEQALVASGKSLKTDVLLAPHHGSRHSSSSAFLHAVSPHTVIFSVGANNPYGHPHSTVLARSTAVGAGLYRTDTDGAVIVEVGPSDVRVQRWGPERKRYWQNTVASYGRSD from the coding sequence ATGTTGCCACTGAGTGCCATTGCTTTTTTGTCCGGAGTGTGTTTGCTGCAAGGTCAAGAGGAATTGCCATCGCTAAGTGGCATGTTGCTATTGTTGCCACCGGCTTTTGCGGCTTGGCGATTGAAAGGAAAGAGACGGACGGCGGCATTGTTGCTGTTCGTGTTTGGGTTTGGTTTTTACTGGGCTGCGTGTCGCGCCGAATGGCGGCTGGCGCAGACGCTACCACCGGAATTGGAATGGCGCGATATTATTGTGGAGGGAACGGTGCGTGGATTGCCTCAAACCAACGAACAGCGCACGCGGTTTGATTTTGATATTGAGCGCATAGTGTCACCGACTATGCCGTTGCGATTACGAGTGCGGTTGGCTGATTATCATCGCAGCGGTACACCGTTGGCGGAAATTTTCAATAACGCTCAGCTACGGTTGGTGGTTCGTATCCGTCCGCCATCGGCGCGTCTCAATCCGCATGGTTTTGATTATGCTGGCTATTTATTTGCCACCGGCGTGCGTGCAGTGGGCTATGTGCGTCATCGCGAACAAGTGGAGATAGTTCGCCCTGGTGGTGGTTGGCGTGAGGCTCTAAGACGGCAGGCATTAGCGCAACCGCAACAAGGCGATTTACTGGCAGCGTTTGTGGTGGGTGACCGCTCGGCTATTGATGAATCACAATGGCGAGTATTGCAGCGTACCGGCACAGCACATTTATTGAGCATTTCTGGCACTCACATTACATTGGCAGCAGGATTTGCTGCGTTGCTGGTCGGTTGGCTGTGGCGTCGCCAGCAGTGGCTGATGCGCATTATGCCAGCACAAAAGGCGGCTATTGTTGCTGCCGTGCCGGTGGCACTGGCTTATGCTTTGCTTGCCGGATTTGGCGTTCCGGTGCGGCGTAGTTTCCTAATGTTTTTTGCGGTAGCAGTAGCATTGCTCAGTGGCGGTATTTCGTCGGCAAGTCAAGTGATGGCGCTCGCTGCCCTTGTCGTTGTCGTAGTTGATCCGTGGGCGGTGTCATCTGCTGGTTTTTGGTTATCATTTATGCTTGCCGGTGCCGTAGTATTGGTGCTCGGTAGTACAGGCGGACGAAATTGGTGGCATTTGTTGCGAGTGCAGTGTCTAATATCATTTTTTGCTATGCCATTCACACTATGGTTTTTTAATCAAGCTTCTTTATTGTCACCGCTGGCTAATGTTGTTGCTGTGCCGGTTGTTGGTTTTTTTATTTTACCTTTGGTTTTGTTGGATGTGTTGTTACCCGGAAATGCGTTGTGGACCGTCGCTAGTTGGGGGTTATCCACTTTATGGGCGTTTTTAGATTACCTGTCGGCTTTGCCATTCGCCGCTTGGCAACCGGCAGCGGCACCGTGGTGGCTATTTATATTGGCTTGTGCTGGCGGCATTTGGCTTATTATGCCCGCCGGTATGCCGGCTCGCTGGACAGGTATGTTTCCGGTATTGGCAATGTTGTTGTGGCAGCCGTCACCATTACCAGTGGGAACTTTTCATATGACTGTGCTGGATATTGGACAAGGCACTAGCGTGGTAATTAAGACCACTAATCACACTTTAGTATATGACGCCGGTCGGTCGTATGCTGCTAAGGAAATTGACAGCTATTTGCGTGGCGAAGGGCGCCGAAATCTTGACATGTTGATTGTCAGCCACGATGATATCGATCACAGTGGTGGTGCGGCGGAATTGATGCACCTAAAGTCGCCAGTAAAATTATTGTCATCATTGCCGGATTCGCATCCGGCGGTTATTGCTGCCACTCACCATCAACCCTGTGAGGCAGGGCAAATGTGGACATGGGACGGCGTAACATTTGAAATATTGCATCCACAGAGAGAAACATTAACCGTGCTGTCGGATAATGCTTCTAGCTGCGTGTTAAAAATATTTGGGGCTGGTGGCTCGGCGTTACTGACCGGAGATATTTCAGAAAAAATTGAACAAGCTCTTGTCGCATCAGGTAAATCACTAAAAACGGATGTATTGCTGGCACCTCATCACGGCAGTAGGCATTCCTCCTCCTCAGCTTTTTTGCATGCAGTGTCGCCGCATACTGTGATATTTAGCGTCGGTGCTAATAATCCTTACGGTCATCCGCACTCAACGGTTTTAGCACGATCTACTGCTGTCGGCGCAGGGCTCTATCGCACTGATACAGACGGCGCAGTTATAGTAGAGGTTGGTCCTAGTGATGTTCGGGTACAGCGGTGGGGACCTGAAAGAAAACGTTACTGGCAAAATACAGTAGCATCGTACGGAAGATCTGATTAA
- a CDS encoding (2Fe-2S)-binding protein gives MAISVSLAVNGKQVEGEVSPNTLLVEYLREHARLTGTHIGCDTSQCGACVVHVNGQSIKSCTMLAVQANGTVITTIEGLADGDTLHAVQAAFKECHGLQCGFCTAGMVMSTADLLNKNPNPSDEEIRNWLEGNICRCTGYQNIVKAVRHAAAQLRG, from the coding sequence ATGGCAATATCCGTTTCCTTGGCAGTTAACGGTAAGCAAGTAGAAGGCGAGGTAAGTCCTAATACTTTGTTAGTAGAATATTTACGTGAACATGCGCGATTGACGGGCACTCATATAGGATGCGATACTAGCCAATGTGGTGCCTGTGTAGTACATGTCAATGGGCAATCAATTAAATCTTGTACCATGTTAGCAGTTCAAGCTAACGGCACTGTAATAACTACTATTGAAGGACTTGCCGATGGCGATACACTCCATGCAGTGCAGGCGGCGTTTAAAGAATGTCACGGATTGCAGTGCGGTTTTTGCACTGCCGGTATGGTGATGAGTACCGCTGATTTACTGAATAAAAACCCCAATCCATCTGATGAAGAAATTCGCAATTGGCTAGAGGGCAATATCTGTCGTTGTACCGGCTATCAAAATATTGTTAAAGCGGTACGCCATGCGGCTGCGCAGCTAAGAGGATGA